The genomic stretch TAGAAAGATTAACGCCAAATTCGCGAGCAAGACGACGAACAACTGGAGAAGCGTGCGCGTAGTCACCGTTATCTTGGAAGTCGCCAGCTGCTGCTGGAGCCGCTGCAGGTGCTTCTGCTTTAGGAGCAGGTGCCGCCGCTGGAGCTGCTGCTTGTGCAGGTGCTGCAACAGGAGCAGGCGCTGCGCCTTCAACTACGAAAGTCATGATTAGAGAGCCAGTTGACACTTTGTCGCCAGCTGCAATCTTGATTTCTTTTACTGTACCAGCGAATGGTGCAGGAACTTCCATTGAAGCTTTGTCGCCTTCAACAGTAATTAGAGATTGCTCTTCTTCTACTGTATCGCCAACCGCTACCATGATTTCAGTAACTTCTACTTCGTCACCGCCGATATCAGGAACGTTTACTTCTTTCTCAGCAGACGCTGCTGGAGCCGCTGCAACTGGTGCTGCCGCCGCAGGAGCCGGAGCTGCTGCAGGTGCTGAACCAGCTACTTCGAATACCATTACTAGAGAACCAGTAGAAACTGAATCACCAGAAGCGATCTTGATTTCTTTAACGATACCAGCGAATGGTGCAGGAACTTCCATTGAAGCCTTGTCGCCTTCAACAGTAAGAAGAGATTGCTCTTCTTCTACTGCATCACCGATAGCAACCATGATTTCAGTTACTTCAACTTCATCACCGCCGATATCTGGTACGTGAACTTCTTTAAGCTCAGCCGCCGCTGCAGGAGCTGCAGCAACTGGTGCCGCCGCTTCAACTGCTGGAGCAGCCGGTGCTGCTGCAGCACCTTCCGCTTCAAAGATCATGATAAGAGAACCAGTAGAAACAGAATCGCCTTCTGCTACTTTGATTTCTTTAACGATACCCGCTTGAGACGCTGGAACTTCCATTGAAGCTTTGTCGCCTTCAACAGTGATCAGTGACTGCTCTTCTTCAACCTTGTCGCCAACGTTTACAAGAATCTCAGTTACTTCAACCTCGTCAGCACCGATGTCTGGTACATTAATTTCGATTGTCATTGTATTTACCTACCTTAATGCCAGTCTTATGCGTATTGCGGGTTAGTTTTTTCAGTGTCGATATCGAACTTAGCAATTGCTTCAACAACTACTGATTTCTCGATGTCACCACGTTTAGCCAGTTCAGTTAGAGCTGCAACTACAATGTAGCCAGCGTTAACTTCGAAGTGACGACGTAGGTTTGCACGGCTGTCAGAGCGGCCGAAACCATCTGTACCAAGTACTTTGTATGACTCAGTTGGCATGTACGCACGTACTTGCTCAGCGTAGTTCTTCATGTAGTCAGTCACTGCGATTGCAGGTTCTTTACCAAGAACAGTTGTGATGTACGGTACTTTCTCTTCAGCTTCTGGGTGAAGCATGTTGTCACGCTCTACCGCTTGGCCGTCACGAGTTAGTTCGTTGAACGACGTTACTGAGAATACGTCAGATGCTACGCCGTACTCTTCGCTTAGAATTTCAGCGGCTTTACGCGCTTCGTTCATGATAGTACCAGAGCTCATTAGTTGAACTTTGCCCTTAGCACCAGCGTGAGATTCAAGCTTGTAGATACCTTTACGGATGCCTTCTTCAGCGCCTTCTGGCATTGCTGGCATTGCGTAGTTCTCGTTCATTACTGTTAGGTAGTAGTAAACGTTCTCTTGCTCAGGACCGTACATGCGACGGATACCGTCTTGCATGATTACTGCTAGCTCGTAAGCGAACGTTGGGTCATAAGATATACAGTTAGGGATCGTGTTCGCTTGGATGTGCGAGTGACCATCTTCGTGCTGTAGACCTTCACCGTTCAGTGTTGTACGACCAGCTGTAGCACCTAGTAGGAAGCCACGAGCTTGTTGGTCACCTGCTAGCCATGCCATGTCGCCAATACGTTGGAAACCGAACATTGAGTAGTAGATGTAGAACGGGATCATTGGTAGGTCGTTCGTGCTGTATGAAGTTGCAGCTGCAACCCATGAAGCCATAGAACCTAGCTCGTTGATGCCTTCTTGAAGTACTTGACCAGACGTTGCTTCTTTGTAGTAAGAAACGATGCCTTTATCTTCAGGTGTGTATTCTTGACCGTGTGGGTTGTAGATACCAACCTGACGGAATAGACCTTCCATACCAAATGTACGAGCTTCATCACAGATGATAGGAACGATGTTCTTACCAATGTTCTTATCTTTAAGAAGGATGTTTAGCGTACGTACATAAGCCATAGTTGTAGAGATATCACGCTTCTGTTCACCTAGTAGAGGTGCGAATGCGTCTAGCTCAGGAACTTTGAATTCTTGAGTGAATTTTGGCAGACGTGCTGGCGTGTAACCTTGTAGGGCTTTACGACGAGCATGCAGGTATTCGTACTCAGCAGAACCTTCTTCAAGAGTCAGGTAAGGAAGCTCAGACACTTTCTCATCAGAAAGGATGTCTTGTAGGCCTAGACGGTCACGTAGGTATTGTACGTGAGTCATGTCCATCTTCTTAACACCGTGAGCGATGTTCTTACCTTCTGCAGCTTCACCCATGCCGTAACCTTTAACTGTCTTAGCTAGGATTACTGTTGGCTTGCCACCTGTCTCTTTTGCATTGTTGAATGCAGCGAACAGTTTAGAAGAATCGTGACCACCACGCTTCAGTTCGAAGATTTGGTCATCAGTCATGTCTGCAACTAGTGCAGCTGTTTCTGGGTACTTACCAAAGAAGTGCTCACGTACGTATGCGCCATCTTTAGATTTGAATGTCTGGTAGTCACCATCGATAGTTTCGTTCATTAGTTGAAGAAGCTTACCAGTAGTGTCTTTAGCTAGTAGAGAATCCCAATTGCTACCCCAGATAACTTTAACAACGTTCCAACCTGCACCTTTGAATAGGCCTTCAAGTTCTTGGATGATGCTACCGTTACCCATTACAGGGCCGTCTAGACGCTGTAGGTTACAGTTGATTAGGAAGCATAGGTTGTCTAGCTTCTCACGCGCAGCGAAAGAAATAGCACCACGTGATTCTGGCTCATCCATCTCACCGTCGCCTAGGAAAGCGTATACACGTTGAGCAGAAGTATCTTTAAGACCACGGCCTTCTAGGTACTTAAGGAAACGAGCTTGGTAGATCGCAGAGATCGGACCTAGACCCATAGATACTGTAGGGAACTGCCAGAACTCAGGCATCAGTTTAGGGTGCGGGTAAGAAGGAATACCTTTACCATCAACTTCTTGACGGAAGTTATCTAGCTGCTCTTCAGTTAGACGACCTTCAACGAATGCACGAGAGTAGATACCTGGAGAGATGTGACCTTGGTAGTAAACTAGATCGCCACCGTCAGTCTCGTTTGGAGCACGGAAGAAGTGGTTGAAACATACTTCGTAGAACGCTGCTGCTGACTGGTAAGAAGCCATGTGACCACCAAGGTCTAGGTCTTTCTTAGAAGCACGCAATACGATCATGATTGCGTTCCAGCGAATAATCGAACGAATACGACGCTCAAGAGTTACGTCACCAGGGTAAGCTGGCTCTTGTGCTGCTGGAATTGTGTTGATGTAGTTTGTGTTGATGCCTGTAGCCATATCAACACCATCTAAACGCGCTTTATCTAGAACTTGTTCTAGTAAAAACTGTGCACGTTCTACACCTTCTTCACGTACTACTGACTCAAGAGCTTCTAACCAATCTTGAGTTTCCAGAGCATCAACGTCATGCTTCATGTCAGACATGGCGATCTATCCTTTTTGTTAGTTGGATTCTACTAAACACGTAAAAAGCCGAAGTATTACGGCTATTTACCCTGTTGAATTCGACGTAGAGAACGTTCGCGGCGCGACTCTTCCTTCGTCAAATCCAGCAATGTTTCTTCGATGTAAGCTAAATGAGAGTGTGACATTTCACGTGCCTGTTCTGGCTGCCCTGAAACAATCGCATCTACAATGTTAGCTCGATGTATACTCACTTTCTCCACAACGTCTTTACGACGATGCAACAGCTTTAAATTCTCTAAGACGTTTTGTTCGAGTAACGGAGCCAAACTACGAACAATGTGTAATAACACCACATTGTGCGCTGCCTCTGTTAAAGCAATAAGAAAAGCCATCACCGCTGCAGATTCGGCTTCAATATCACCCTTATCTTGCGCGCCGTGAATTTTATCTTGGCATGCTTGAATTCGAGCAAAGTCTTCATCAGTGCCACGCAATGCCGCAAAGTAAGCCGAAATCCCTTCCATCGCATGACGCGATTCCAACAAGTCTAGTTGGGTTTCAGAATGGGAGGACAACAAATTAAGCAAAGGATCTGAAAAGCTTTTCCAGATATTTTCGCTAACAAACGTACCTCCGCCTTGACGGCGAGTAAGCAGGCGTTTTGCTTCTAAACGTTGTATCGCTTCTCGGATTGAAGGACGAGACACATCGAACTGTTTCGCCAGTTCGCGCTCAGGCGGCAGCTGCTGCCCTGGAGCCAGTGTTCCTTCCACTATCAACCTTTCTAACTCTTGTTCGATAACATCGGAGAGTTTTGGCTGACGAATCCTTTGATAAGCCATAGTTTGTTGTTCTTCTTTTTCTTCGCTGACAATTGGTAATACCAATTTTAAGTTGGGCAGAAATTAACATAATTAAAACGCCACTGTCCAGCGTAAAATTGACCTGCATCATAGAATGCAGCATGAATTAACCGTGATTTAACAAATGAAATTTAAAACAGCAACCAAATTGGTCTTACCATTTACAGGGGTAATACTTTTGGGGAGGATTCGTGCTAGAAATTTTCAGGATAAAAATGAATTGTTTCAGAAAGATTAGCCTAACTCGGTTAAAAATCGAACCAAGCGCACATTTGGGAGGGAAATTCTGTTCATAATTTTTAATATATGAGTGTTTGATAAGCTCGTCACACTCTCGATTTATTGATGCCCTTCCTTCAACCACTTTCTTTACATCGCAACAACAAAAATTCACAAGTGATTATGCTCAGCGTTGACTATCTATGGCTCTGTAATCAACAGAGCCATAAAGAGAATGAAAGCCTAGAAGTTCAGCTCACCTTTAAACTTCTGCCAATCGAAAACCAAACCTGGGTCAGTTTTGCGCAGAGGTGCAATATATTGATGGCCAGTGATGCGTTCATTGGTGATCTGAGGAAAGCTTGATATCAGTGATTCCGTTAACTGAGTCAGCGCTTGATATTGCTGCTCGGTGTAAGTAACAAAGTCACTGCCTTCCAGTTCAATACCGATTGAATAATCATTGCACCTTTCACGCCCTGCAAAACTCGACTGACCGGCATGCCAAGCTCGATCAAGGAAAGAAACGAACTGCACCACTTCGCCATCGCGACGAATCAAGCAGTGTGCAGACACACCCATTTGATGAATCACCTTAAAAAAGGGATGCTCAGCGGCGTTTAGCTTACCCGTAAAGAACTGCTCGATATAAGGCCCACCAAATTGCCCCGGTGGCAGGCTAATATTATGGACCACCAGCAGAGAGATATCATCGACACTCGGCCGAGCGTCAAAATACGGGGAAGGAACATGCCGAGCGTTGTCGTACCATCCGTCGGAGCTGATCGTCATCTTGGTCTCACTTTCTTTTCTGCTAGCACAATAAGATGTGACCTTGCCCATAGAGCAGTCGCGCTAGCCTCTTTAATTTGAAGTTAAGCAAGAGTATCATTCCATTCCCACTCCCTTTCAAGATTAGATTTGCGATGAAAAACACACATAACAGCCACCAACGCCTTGACTACTTAAAAGAGCAACTGCCTTTAGAGATCACTCGTGCAGTAGCCGAGACTATCAAAGAAGATCTAGGTGGTACGTTAGATCCAGCGGCTGACATCACAGCAAGTCTAATCCCAGCAGACGCAATCAACAGCGCAACCATCATTACTCGTGAGCACGGTGTGTTCTGTGGTAAAGCTTGGGCTGATGAAGTGTTTAAGCAATTGGGCGGTGAAGTAACGATCGAGTGGAATGTAGAAGATGGCGATAAGGTCGAACCAAATCAAACGCTTTGCACGCTAACTGGCCCAGCACGTGCGCTACTAACGGGCGAGCGTAACGCAATGAACTTCATTCAAACTCTATCTGGTTGTGCGACGGCGACAGCTATCTACGCAGACAAAATCAAACACACAGAGTGTCGCCTATTAGATACTCGTAAAACGATTCCTGGCCTGCGCAGCGCACTAAAATACGCAGTCGCTTGTGGTGGTGGCTTCAATCACCGTATCGGTGTTTTCGATGCCTACT from Vibrio pomeroyi encodes the following:
- the pdhR gene encoding pyruvate dehydrogenase complex transcriptional repressor PdhR, whose translation is MAYQRIRQPKLSDVIEQELERLIVEGTLAPGQQLPPERELAKQFDVSRPSIREAIQRLEAKRLLTRRQGGGTFVSENIWKSFSDPLLNLLSSHSETQLDLLESRHAMEGISAYFAALRGTDEDFARIQACQDKIHGAQDKGDIEAESAAVMAFLIALTEAAHNVVLLHIVRSLAPLLEQNVLENLKLLHRRKDVVEKVSIHRANIVDAIVSGQPEQAREMSHSHLAYIEETLLDLTKEESRRERSLRRIQQGK
- the nadC gene encoding carboxylating nicotinate-nucleotide diphosphorylase, which encodes MKNTHNSHQRLDYLKEQLPLEITRAVAETIKEDLGGTLDPAADITASLIPADAINSATIITREHGVFCGKAWADEVFKQLGGEVTIEWNVEDGDKVEPNQTLCTLTGPARALLTGERNAMNFIQTLSGCATATAIYADKIKHTECRLLDTRKTIPGLRSALKYAVACGGGFNHRIGVFDAYLIKENHIIACGGIEKAISTAKELNPGKPVEVETESLEELEQAINAGADIIMLDNFTTDMMREAVKINAGRAALENSGNVTLDTIAEFAETGVDYISVGALTKHLKAMDLSMRFKA
- the aceF gene encoding pyruvate dehydrogenase complex dihydrolipoyllysine-residue acetyltransferase, which gives rise to MTIEINVPDIGADEVEVTEILVNVGDKVEEEQSLITVEGDKASMEVPASQAGIVKEIKVAEGDSVSTGSLIMIFEAEGAAAAPAAPAVEAAAPVAAAPAAAAELKEVHVPDIGGDEVEVTEIMVAIGDAVEEEQSLLTVEGDKASMEVPAPFAGIVKEIKIASGDSVSTGSLVMVFEVAGSAPAAAPAPAAAAPVAAAPAASAEKEVNVPDIGGDEVEVTEIMVAVGDTVEEEQSLITVEGDKASMEVPAPFAGTVKEIKIAAGDKVSTGSLIMTFVVEGAAPAPVAAPAQAAAPAAAPAPKAEAPAAAPAAAGDFQDNGDYAHASPVVRRLAREFGVNLSKVKGTGRKSRILKEDVQSYVKDALKRLESGAAASGKGGDGSALGLLPWPKVDFSKFGETEVQKLSKIKKISGANLHRNWVMIPHVTQWDNADITELEAFRKEQNAIEAKKDTGMKITPLVFIMKAVAKALEAFPAFNSSLSEDGESIILKKYVNVGIAVDTPNGLVVPVFKDVNKKGIYELSEELMAVSKKARSGKLTAADMQGGCFTISSLGGIGGTAFTPIVNAPEVGILGVSKSEIKPVWNGKEFQPRLQLPLSLSYDHRVIDGAEGARFITFLNSALSDIRRLVL
- the ampD gene encoding 1,6-anhydro-N-acetylmuramyl-L-alanine amidase AmpD, with the translated sequence MGKVTSYCASRKESETKMTISSDGWYDNARHVPSPYFDARPSVDDISLLVVHNISLPPGQFGGPYIEQFFTGKLNAAEHPFFKVIHQMGVSAHCLIRRDGEVVQFVSFLDRAWHAGQSSFAGRERCNDYSIGIELEGSDFVTYTEQQYQALTQLTESLISSFPQITNERITGHQYIAPLRKTDPGLVFDWQKFKGELNF
- the aceE gene encoding pyruvate dehydrogenase (acetyl-transferring), homodimeric type, encoding MSDMKHDVDALETQDWLEALESVVREEGVERAQFLLEQVLDKARLDGVDMATGINTNYINTIPAAQEPAYPGDVTLERRIRSIIRWNAIMIVLRASKKDLDLGGHMASYQSAAAFYEVCFNHFFRAPNETDGGDLVYYQGHISPGIYSRAFVEGRLTEEQLDNFRQEVDGKGIPSYPHPKLMPEFWQFPTVSMGLGPISAIYQARFLKYLEGRGLKDTSAQRVYAFLGDGEMDEPESRGAISFAAREKLDNLCFLINCNLQRLDGPVMGNGSIIQELEGLFKGAGWNVVKVIWGSNWDSLLAKDTTGKLLQLMNETIDGDYQTFKSKDGAYVREHFFGKYPETAALVADMTDDQIFELKRGGHDSSKLFAAFNNAKETGGKPTVILAKTVKGYGMGEAAEGKNIAHGVKKMDMTHVQYLRDRLGLQDILSDEKVSELPYLTLEEGSAEYEYLHARRKALQGYTPARLPKFTQEFKVPELDAFAPLLGEQKRDISTTMAYVRTLNILLKDKNIGKNIVPIICDEARTFGMEGLFRQVGIYNPHGQEYTPEDKGIVSYYKEATSGQVLQEGINELGSMASWVAAATSYSTNDLPMIPFYIYYSMFGFQRIGDMAWLAGDQQARGFLLGATAGRTTLNGEGLQHEDGHSHIQANTIPNCISYDPTFAYELAVIMQDGIRRMYGPEQENVYYYLTVMNENYAMPAMPEGAEEGIRKGIYKLESHAGAKGKVQLMSSGTIMNEARKAAEILSEEYGVASDVFSVTSFNELTRDGQAVERDNMLHPEAEEKVPYITTVLGKEPAIAVTDYMKNYAEQVRAYMPTESYKVLGTDGFGRSDSRANLRRHFEVNAGYIVVAALTELAKRGDIEKSVVVEAIAKFDIDTEKTNPQYA